CTCCTGCCCACGCCGGTCCAGCAGCACCTGCCCGCCTCGCGCGTCGGCGGCACGCCGGGGTCGGCGAACTCCTTCGCGTTCTGGTCGGGCGTCGAGCGGCGCGGCGACTGGGTGGTGCCGGTGACGCACAACGCGGTCGCGATCATGGGCGGGGTGGTGATCGACCTGACCAGGGCGCGGTTCGCGCAGCAGGAGACCACGATCAACGCCTACGCGCTCATGGGCGGCATCGAGGTGATCGTGCCGCCGGACGTGACCGTGCGGGTCGACGGGATCGGCTTCATGGGCGCGTTCGAGGACAGCACGCACAAGGGCGAGCCGACCGTCCCGGGCGGGCCCGTGGTGCGGGTCACCGGGTTCGCGATGATGGGCGGGGTCGAGGTGAAGCGGCCGAAGAAGAAAAAGGTCAAGCACCCCGAGATCGAGGACTGAACAACCCCCTGAACAGGCGAAACGTCCTCACTTAGGACGGCCGTCCCAGTCCGCCTAGACTCGGCGGCATGGCTGCTCCAACGACATCGCCGTCGCTGCCCCCGGCGCTCGCGGACGCCGTCCGCGACGACGCGTCGCTGCGCCGGTTCCTGCACGGGCTGCCCGGTGTGGACCAGGTCGGCGTGGAACAGCGCGCGGCCGGGTTGGGCACGCGCAGCATCAAGAAGGCCGCGAAGCTGTGGGCCATCGACGCGGCGATCGGCATGGTCGACCTGACCAC
This portion of the Saccharothrix syringae genome encodes:
- a CDS encoding DUF1707 SHOCT-like domain-containing protein; the encoded protein is MSDELVPDPRQMRASDADREKVAQVLQRAHGEGRLDLHELDERLASAYAAKTYGDLVPLTADLGIPSPALLPTPVQQHLPASRVGGTPGSANSFAFWSGVERRGDWVVPVTHNAVAIMGGVVIDLTRARFAQQETTINAYALMGGIEVIVPPDVTVRVDGIGFMGAFEDSTHKGEPTVPGGPVVRVTGFAMMGGVEVKRPKKKKVKHPEIED